One stretch of Euphorbia lathyris chromosome 7, ddEupLath1.1, whole genome shotgun sequence DNA includes these proteins:
- the LOC136200554 gene encoding protein RGF1 INDUCIBLE TRANSCRIPTION FACTOR 1-like, whose product MVSPFGQMGGNNKDLGPGWLRPMLRASYFVPCPVHGDSNKSECNMFCLDCMGNALCSYCLINHRDHRVVQIRRSSYHNVVRVNEIQKFIDISCVQTYIINSAKIVFLNERPQPRPGKGVTNTCEICCRSLLDSFRFCSLGCKLGGMKRGDADLTFTLRLKHNRDSFLGGSESDESSTPKKIRRTHAFNRLMEGLSIYSSDGHNNYGSSGDDDEATTTNNNNISISPTTPPIYNHSNARRRKGIPHRAPF is encoded by the exons ATG GTGAGTCCATTTGGGCAGATGGGGGGTAATAATAAGGATTTAGGTCCGGGATGGTTGAGGCCAATGCTGAGAGCGAGCTATTTTGTTCCGTGTCCAGTTCATGGAGATTCTAATAAGAGTGAATGTAATATGTTCTGTTTGGATTGTATGGGGAATGCTCTTTGTTCGTATTGTTTGATTAATCATAGAGATCATCGTGTTGTTCAG ATACGGCGATCTTCGTATCATAACGTGGTGAGGGTGAATGAGATTCAGAAATTTATTGATATTTCTTGTGTTCAAACTTACATTATCAATAGTGCGAAGATTGTGTTCTTGAATGAACGTCCTCAGCCTCGGCCTGGTAAAGGTGTTACGAATACTTGTGAGATTTGTTGCAGAAGCCTCCTTGATTCTTTCAGATTCTGTTCTCTTGGTTGCAag CTTGGAGGGATGAAAAGGGGCGATGCAGACCTCACATTTACTCTAAGATTGAAGCACAACCGAGACTCATTTCTTGGTGGATCAGAATCAGATGAATCATCTACACCAAAGAAGATCAGAAGGACACATGCTTTCAACCGTTTGATGGAAGGACTTTCAATTTATTCATCTGATGGACATAACAACTATGGTAGCTCTGGAGATGATGATGAAGCCACCAccaccaacaacaacaacatttCTATTTCTCCAACTACACCTCCTATATACAACCATAGCAATGCAAGGAGAAGAAAGGGTATACCTCATCGTGCTCCATTTTAA